From the genome of Pseudomonas sp. PDM14:
CCTGCTCGGCGATGTCAGTGGCGCCAAGCCGCTGCAGGTGCAGGACGTACCGTTCGAGGGCTGGACCCTCGACCGCCGCGAGCCGATCAACCCCGGCAGCCAGGGTGCACCGACGTTCCTGATCGGCCTGCAACCCGCAGAGACGGCCGACTGGCAGGCCGGCGATATCCTCGAAGTGCTGCCGCGCAACGACGAGACGCGGGTGCGCAGCTGGCTGCAGCAGCATGGCCTGGACGCCTCCGCCTGGGTCACTGTCGGCCCGCTGGCCCAGCCGCTGCACGAGGCCCTGGCCACGCGCCAGTTGCCCGACAGTTCCGCGCACCTGATCGGCCTGCACGCCCAGGCACTGCTGGAAGCGCTGGTGCCGCTCGCCGCGCGCGAGTACTCGATTGCCTCGTTGCCGAGCGACGGCGCGCTGGAGCTGATCGTACGTCAGGAATTCCACCCGGACGGCAGCCTCGGCCTCGGCTCAGGCTGGCTCACCGCGCACGCACCGCTGCATGGTCAGGTGCTGGTACGCCTGCGCCGCAATGCCGGCTTCCACGTGCCCGGGGATGATCGCCCGCTGCTGCTGATCGGCAACGGCACTGGCCTGGCCGGCCTGCGCAGCCTGCTCAAGGCACGCGCGCTGGCGGGTCATGCACGCAACTGGCTGCTGTTCGGCGAGCGCAATCGTGCCCACGACTTCTACTGTCAGGGCGAGCTGGAAGGCTGGCAGGCTTCAGGCGTGCTGACGCGCCTGGACCTGGCCTTCTCCCGCGACCAGGCGCAGAAGGTCTACGTGCAGGACCGCCTGCGCGAGGCGGCCGAGGAGCTGCGCGACTGGCTGGAACAGGGCGCGGCGATCTACGTCTGTGGCAGCCTGGAAGGCATGGCTGCCGGCGTCGATCAGGTGCTGCGCGAGGTGCTTGGCGATGCCGGTGTCGAGCAGTTGCTGGAAGAGGGTCGTTACCGCCGCGACGTCTATTGATCAGCCTCGGGTGGTGCACCCGGCGTCGACCCGTCAGGCGGAGCCCCGGCGGCCGACGGACCGGTGTTCATGCGCCGACGCGTACGGGCCATCGGTGCGCGCGGCGCACCCTGCGAGGCGCGGTTGCGTCGACTCAAGGGTTGCAGCCTGCTCTTCGAGGCGGGAAGCTAGGGCCATGAACAGAATCCTCCTCAACTGCGACATGGGCGAAAGCTTTGGCGCCTGGCGCATGGGCGACGATGCCCACGCCATGCCGCTGATCGATCAGGCCAACCTGGCCTGCGGTTTTCACGCCGGCGACCCGCTGATCATGCAGCGCACTGTCGCCCTGGCCGTGGCCAATGACGTGCGCATCGGCGCCCATCCTTCCTATCCCGACCTGCAAGGCTTCGGCCGGCGCCATCTGGCCTGCTCGCCGGAAGAAGTCACCGCGCTGGTGCTGTACCAGATCGGAGCGCTGGACGCCTTCTGCCGCGCCGCCGGCACCCAGCTGGCCTACGTCAAACCCCACGGTGCGCTGTACAACGACCTGGTGCGCAGCGACGAACTGCTCGGCGCCGTGCTGGTGGCCTGCGCGGTGTTCCGCCCCGGTTTGCCGTTGATGGTGCTGGCGCTGGCCGACAATGCGCGCGAGCGGCGCCTGGCCGAGATGGCCGGCGTGCCGTTGCTGTTCGAGGCCTTCGCCGACCGCGCCTACCTGCCCGACGGCCAGCTTGCACCGCGGCGCCAGGCCGGCGCGGTGCACCACGATGGCGAGCGCATCTTCGCCCAGGCCGTGGCCATTGCCCGTGGCGACGCCTTCGCCGACATCCACGGCCAGCCCCTGCGCCTGCAGGCCGACAGCCTCTGCGTGCATGGCGACAACCCCGAGTCGCTGGCCATCCTGCGCCGGCTGCGAGCAAACCTGGACGGCGCATGATCCGCCTCGAACCGGTCGGCGCCGAAGCCCTGTTGCTGGTGCTGGCCGATGCGCCGGATGCCACGCTGGCGTCACGCATCGCGCTGCTCAGCGAACTGATTCAGCGCGACTGTGGCGAGTTGCTGACGGATCGGGTCCCCGGCTGGACCACGCTGCTGCTGCACTATGACCTGCTGCGTACCGATCACCAGGCCCTGGCCGCGCGCCTTACGCCGCTGCTGGAGCGCTGGTTGCAGATGCCGGCGCTGAGCGACGCCGGATGCCTGCACGAAATTCCGATCTGGTACGCCGGTGAAGACCTGCCCGCTGTCGCGGCTGCCTGCGGCCTCACGGTGGACGCGGTGATTGCCCTGCACAACGCGGGCGAGTACCGCGTCGGCGCCATCGGTTTCGCCCCGGGGTTCGCCTACCTCGGTGAGCTGGATGCGCGCCTGGCGCTGCCGCGGCTGGCCACGCCGCGTACGCGGGTGCCGGCCGGCAGCCTGGCCATCGCCGAGCGGCAGACGGCGATCTACCCGCAGGCCTCGCCCGGCGGCTGGCACCTGCTGGGCCGCTGTCCGTGGCGCCTGTTCGATGCCGGGCGCGAACCGCCGTGCCCGCTGCAGATCGGTGACCGGGTGCGTTTCGTCGCTATCGACCAGGCGGATTTTCTGCGCGAGGGCGGCGAGCCGTGAGCGGCCTTCGCGTGCTTCGCCCCGGCCCGCTGAGCCTGCTGCAGGACGGCGGCCGCCACGGCTGGCAGCACCTCGGTGTGTCGCCCAGTGGGCCGCTGGACCTGCACGCGGCGGCCTGGGCCAATCGCCTGCTGAACAACGCCTGGGGTACGCCGCTGCTGGAGATTGCCCTGGGCGATGTCGAGCTGCAGGCTGAGGTCGACACCTGGCTGGCGCTGACCGGTGCGGACCTGCCAGCGACGCTGGATGGTCAGCCGCTACCGCGCTGGTCGCGCTTCGCCATGCGTGCCGGGCAGCGTCTGCGCCTGGGGTTTGCCCGCAGCGGCCAGCGTGCCTACCTGGCGGTGGCAGGCGGTTTCGTCGCCACGCCGGTACTGGGCAGCGTCAGCACCCAGGTGCGCGAGGGTTTGGGTGGTTTGCACGGGCAGGGCGGTGCGCTGCAAGCGGGTG
Proteins encoded in this window:
- a CDS encoding 5-oxoprolinase subunit PxpA → MNRILLNCDMGESFGAWRMGDDAHAMPLIDQANLACGFHAGDPLIMQRTVALAVANDVRIGAHPSYPDLQGFGRRHLACSPEEVTALVLYQIGALDAFCRAAGTQLAYVKPHGALYNDLVRSDELLGAVLVACAVFRPGLPLMVLALADNARERRLAEMAGVPLLFEAFADRAYLPDGQLAPRRQAGAVHHDGERIFAQAVAIARGDAFADIHGQPLRLQADSLCVHGDNPESLAILRRLRANLDGA
- a CDS encoding 5-oxoprolinase subunit B family protein, which codes for MIRLEPVGAEALLLVLADAPDATLASRIALLSELIQRDCGELLTDRVPGWTTLLLHYDLLRTDHQALAARLTPLLERWLQMPALSDAGCLHEIPIWYAGEDLPAVAAACGLTVDAVIALHNAGEYRVGAIGFAPGFAYLGELDARLALPRLATPRTRVPAGSLAIAERQTAIYPQASPGGWHLLGRCPWRLFDAGREPPCPLQIGDRVRFVAIDQADFLREGGEP